The proteins below come from a single Balaenoptera musculus isolate JJ_BM4_2016_0621 chromosome 1, mBalMus1.pri.v3, whole genome shotgun sequence genomic window:
- the AURKAIP1 gene encoding aurora kinase A-interacting protein isoform X3, which translates to MQPIGPSGVASLPDRRVHMELEEMLVPRKMSISPLESWLTVRYLLPRLDAGAPGTVSPAQVYECPPSQGGEGVAQGGKEVWDASQIQCKNVLKIRRRKMNHHKYRKLVKRTRFLRRKVREGRLKRKQTCWWSLPLPSQMRFERDLRRIWRKAGLKEAPAGWQTPKIYLKGK; encoded by the exons ATGCAACCAATAGGCCCAAGTGGGGTTGCCTCCCTTCCTGACAGGCGGGTCCACATGGAGCTTGAGGAGATGCTGGTCCCCAGGAAGATGTCTATCAGCCCCTTGGAGAGCTGGCTGACCGTTCGCTACCTCCTGCCCAGACTGGACGCTGGGGCCCCAGGGACTGTGTCTCCAGCCCAAGTCTATGAGTGTCCACCCAGCCAGGGGGGGGAAGGGGTCGCGCAGGGGGGTAAGGAGGTCTGGGACGCGTCCCAGATACAGTGCAAGAACGTGCTCAAGATCCGCCGGCGGAAGATGAATCATCACAAGTACCGCAAGCTGGTCAAGAGGACCCGGTTCCTGCGGCGGAAGGTCAGGGAGGGACGCCTGAAACGGAAGCAG ACCTGTTGGTggtccctccctctgccctcgcAGATGAGGTTCGAGAGAGACCTGAGGCGCATCTGGCGGAAGGCGGGCCTGAAGGAAGCCCCTGCAGGCTGGCAGACCCCCAAGATCTACCTGAAGGGCAAATGA
- the AURKAIP1 gene encoding aurora kinase A-interacting protein isoform X2, translated as MFMVRLTSQLLRAVPRAGCSGPWPVCGVLGRHNCRPRYSMQPIGPSGVASLPDRRVHMELEEMLVPRKMSISPLESWLTVRYLLPRLDAGAPGTVSPAQVYECPPSQGGEGVAQGGKEVWDASQIQCKNVLKIRRRKMNHHKYRKLVKRTRFLRRKVREGRLKRKQMRFERDLRRIWRKAGLKEAPAGWQTPKIYLKGK; from the exons ATGTTCATGGTGCGCCTGACCTCCCAGCTGCTCAGGGCTGTTCCCCGGGCAG GTTGCAGTGGGCCTTGGCCTGTCTGCGGGGTGTTGGGCAGGCATAACTGCAGGCCTCGCTACAGCATGCAACCAATAGGCCCAAGTGGGGTTGCCTCCCTTCCTGACAGGCGGGTCCACATGGAGCTTGAGGAGATGCTGGTCCCCAGGAAGATGTCTATCAGCCCCTTGGAGAGCTGGCTGACCGTTCGCTACCTCCTGCCCAGACTGGACGCTGGGGCCCCAGGGACTGTGTCTCCAGCCCAAGTCTATGAGTGTCCACCCAGCCAGGGGGGGGAAGGGGTCGCGCAGGGGGGTAAGGAGGTCTGGGACGCGTCCCAGATACAGTGCAAGAACGTGCTCAAGATCCGCCGGCGGAAGATGAATCATCACAAGTACCGCAAGCTGGTCAAGAGGACCCGGTTCCTGCGGCGGAAGGTCAGGGAGGGACGCCTGAAACGGAAGCAG ATGAGGTTCGAGAGAGACCTGAGGCGCATCTGGCGGAAGGCGGGCCTGAAGGAAGCCCCTGCAGGCTGGCAGACCCCCAAGATCTACCTGAAGGGCAAATGA
- the AURKAIP1 gene encoding aurora kinase A-interacting protein isoform X1, with amino-acid sequence MFMVRLTSQLLRAVPRAGCSGPWPVCGVLGRHNCRPRYSMQPIGPSGVASLPDRRVHMELEEMLVPRKMSISPLESWLTVRYLLPRLDAGAPGTVSPAQVYECPPSQGGEGVAQGGKEVWDASQIQCKNVLKIRRRKMNHHKYRKLVKRTRFLRRKVREGRLKRKQTCWWSLPLPSQMRFERDLRRIWRKAGLKEAPAGWQTPKIYLKGK; translated from the exons ATGTTCATGGTGCGCCTGACCTCCCAGCTGCTCAGGGCTGTTCCCCGGGCAG GTTGCAGTGGGCCTTGGCCTGTCTGCGGGGTGTTGGGCAGGCATAACTGCAGGCCTCGCTACAGCATGCAACCAATAGGCCCAAGTGGGGTTGCCTCCCTTCCTGACAGGCGGGTCCACATGGAGCTTGAGGAGATGCTGGTCCCCAGGAAGATGTCTATCAGCCCCTTGGAGAGCTGGCTGACCGTTCGCTACCTCCTGCCCAGACTGGACGCTGGGGCCCCAGGGACTGTGTCTCCAGCCCAAGTCTATGAGTGTCCACCCAGCCAGGGGGGGGAAGGGGTCGCGCAGGGGGGTAAGGAGGTCTGGGACGCGTCCCAGATACAGTGCAAGAACGTGCTCAAGATCCGCCGGCGGAAGATGAATCATCACAAGTACCGCAAGCTGGTCAAGAGGACCCGGTTCCTGCGGCGGAAGGTCAGGGAGGGACGCCTGAAACGGAAGCAG ACCTGTTGGTggtccctccctctgccctcgcAGATGAGGTTCGAGAGAGACCTGAGGCGCATCTGGCGGAAGGCGGGCCTGAAGGAAGCCCCTGCAGGCTGGCAGACCCCCAAGATCTACCTGAAGGGCAAATGA